One window of the Pyrus communis chromosome 17, drPyrComm1.1, whole genome shotgun sequence genome contains the following:
- the LOC137723028 gene encoding uncharacterized protein, which produces MEARVGVVVEGKQRASNLAQGGVVDGGARKFLQQQSQAKQSLNQQSQIGTVNQLLAGGIAGAFGKTCTAPLARLTILFQVQGMHSDIAALSKASIWHEASRIINEEGFKAFWRGNLVTIAHRLPYSAISFYAYERYKTLLHSLGGENFRGNASTDMCVHFLGGGMAGLTAASATYPLDLVRTRLAAQRNAPYYRGIGHAFHTICREEGFWGLYKGLGATLLGVGPSIAISFSVYEALRSFWQSQRPNDSTVVVSLACGSLSGIASSTATFPLDLVRRRLQLEGAGGLARIYNTGLLGTLSHITRTEGLRGLYRGIMPEYYKVVPSVGIVFMTYETLKMLFAGLQSSD; this is translated from the exons ATGGAAGCTCGAGTTGGGGTGGTGGTGGAAGGAAAGCAGAGAGCTTCCAATTTAGCGCAGGGAGGCGTGGTGGATGGGGGCGCCAGGAAATTCTTGCAGCAGCAGAGCCAGGCGAAGCAGTCTCTGAATCAGCAGTCCCAGATAGGGACGGTGAACCAGCTCTTAGCCGGCGGTATCGCCGGTGCTTTTGGAAAAACCTGCACTGCACCTCTTGCTCGCCTCACCATCCTCTTTCAG GTGCAAGGAATGCACTCTGACATTGCAGCATTGAGTAAGGCTAGCATATGGCATGAGGCTTCACGTATTATCAATGAAGAAGGGTTTAAAGCATTTTGGAGAGGCAATCTCGTTACCATTGCTCATCGTCTTCCGTATTCTGCCATCAGCTTCTATGCTTATGAACGCTACAAGACC TTGCTGCATTCACTTGGTGGTGAAAATTTTAGGGGTAATGCAAGTACTGACATGTGTGTGCACTTTCTCGGTGGTGGGATGGCAGGGTTAACCGCTGCCTCAGCCACATATCCACTGGATCTTGTGAGGACACGTCTTGCAGCCCAG AGAAATGCACCATACTACAGAGGTATTGGACATGCATTTCATACAATTTGCAGAGAAGAAGGTTTTTGGGGATTGTATAAAGGACTTGGAGCGACGCTGTTG GGTGTGGGACCCAGTATAGCAATAAGCTTCTCTGTTTATGAGGCTTTGAGATCTTTTTGGCAGTCCCAAAG ACCGAATGATTCGACTGTCGTGGTCAGTCTTGCTTGCGGCAGTCTTTCAGGCATTGCCTCATCAACAG CTACATTCCCTCTGGATCTTGTAAGGCGAAGGCTGCAGTTGGAGGGTGCTGGTGGTCTAGCCCGCATCTATAATACGGGCTTACTTGGGACTTTAAGCCATATAACGCGGACTGAAGGCCTGCGGGGCTTGTATAGAGGGATAATGCCAGAATATTACAAGGTCGTTCCCAGTGTAGGCATTGTCTTCATGACTTACGAGACATTGAAAATGCTTTTCGCCGGCCTCCAATCAAGTGACTAG